The Acidimicrobiales bacterium genome includes a window with the following:
- a CDS encoding carboxyl transferase domain-containing protein, with protein MTTDPDAWEPLLDDLHGRRAAARAMGGEDRLARHRDKGGGDRLDARARIDHLLDDGSFHEIGTLVEPPGDAAPADGIVTGSGTIDGRPVMIGAEDFTVLGGSIGSGSTAKRYRIAELAEQDRMPLVMLLEGAGHRPPGTGVEPGRAPTDLHQQARLSGRVPLVTGILGPSAGHGALVAPLSDYSVMTRDAAVFTAGPPVVKSALGEDVSADELGGPDVAVASGLIHDVAESDRDALNRIAKWLSFFPTSAWSYPSRRESGDTGHRAVDELVDLIPRRPTRGYDIGPVIECLMDDGEFVEIQAGFGASIVCGLAHLGGDPVAVVANQPAVRAGTIDVAAADKAAHFIQVADSFHLPLVFLTDNPGVLAGTASERAGILRAGARMFAAQTQARTVKVQATLRKAYGFGSLAMSMVSFDGQTVSVALPGVTLGAMGARSASEAVGADETTAEAISEAEANAVYRSASRLGFDEVVAPGELRDVLLAAVARGVSRRQQAAEPTARTAITP; from the coding sequence GTGACGACCGACCCCGACGCCTGGGAGCCCCTGCTCGACGACCTCCACGGGCGGCGTGCGGCTGCCAGAGCCATGGGTGGCGAGGATCGTCTGGCCCGACACCGTGACAAGGGTGGTGGTGACCGACTTGACGCCCGGGCCCGGATCGACCACCTGCTCGACGATGGCTCGTTCCACGAGATCGGCACGCTGGTTGAACCCCCGGGCGACGCCGCTCCGGCCGACGGAATCGTCACCGGATCGGGGACCATTGACGGCCGGCCCGTGATGATCGGCGCCGAGGACTTCACCGTGCTGGGCGGTTCCATCGGCTCGGGGAGCACGGCCAAGCGTTACCGCATTGCAGAGTTGGCCGAGCAGGACCGGATGCCGCTGGTCATGTTGTTAGAGGGCGCCGGCCATAGGCCTCCGGGTACTGGCGTCGAACCGGGTCGTGCGCCGACCGATCTGCACCAGCAGGCCCGACTCTCTGGCCGGGTCCCGCTGGTAACCGGCATTCTGGGTCCGTCGGCCGGCCACGGTGCGCTGGTGGCGCCCTTGTCGGACTACTCGGTCATGACCCGCGACGCCGCGGTGTTCACCGCAGGGCCGCCCGTGGTGAAGTCCGCCCTAGGCGAGGACGTCTCGGCTGACGAACTGGGGGGTCCTGATGTGGCGGTGGCCAGCGGACTCATCCATGACGTTGCCGAGTCCGATCGTGACGCCCTGAACCGGATCGCGAAATGGCTGTCGTTTTTCCCGACCAGTGCCTGGTCATACCCGTCGCGCCGCGAGAGTGGCGACACCGGCCACCGGGCCGTGGACGAACTCGTGGACCTGATTCCCCGGCGGCCCACCCGCGGCTACGACATTGGGCCGGTCATCGAGTGCCTGATGGACGACGGTGAGTTCGTCGAGATCCAGGCCGGGTTCGGTGCATCCATCGTCTGTGGACTCGCCCACCTCGGGGGAGATCCGGTGGCCGTGGTGGCCAACCAGCCGGCAGTGCGGGCCGGCACCATTGACGTGGCGGCCGCCGACAAGGCGGCCCACTTCATCCAGGTGGCCGACTCGTTCCACCTGCCGCTGGTCTTCCTGACCGACAACCCCGGAGTGTTGGCCGGTACAGCCTCGGAACGGGCCGGGATCCTGCGGGCCGGTGCCCGGATGTTCGCCGCCCAGACCCAGGCCCGCACGGTCAAGGTCCAAGCCACCCTTCGCAAGGCCTACGGGTTCGGCTCCCTGGCCATGTCGATGGTTTCCTTTGACGGACAGACAGTGTCGGTGGCCCTCCCGGGGGTGACCCTGGGGGCCATGGGCGCCCGTAGCGCGAGCGAAGCGGTGGGCGCCGACGAGACGACCGCGGAGGCCATCTCGGAGGCTGAAGCCAACGCCGTCTACCGCTCGGCGTCCCGATTGGGCTTCGACGAGGTGGTGGCGCCGGGCGAGTTGCGAGACGTCCTGCTGGCTGCCGTGGCACGCGGGGTGTCCCGCCGCCAGCAAGCTGCTGAGCCCACCGCCCGGACGGCCATCACGCCCTGA